Proteins encoded in a region of the Streptomyces violaceoruber genome:
- a CDS encoding DEAD/DEAH box helicase, with amino-acid sequence MGDMAVTEAGRAGATTACVPVGLAAVFLPAPLPREGRIAFWNPDGGPVDAAEDFGGAAAGDGHGHGDGERSGGPTELTVVRRHGAGVRRGTAPALSLPLAEALPHLVRARHDRAAHPATACWGAAALHALRLTARGRLLPGLTPTGHDAWRAGPLDPDDIAHLRAVAAALPPEGHAVPLDGPGPIRLPEPEALVRAFLDAVADTLPRTPAAPHASGRPFAASEARRLPDAHDWAAEVAAGMDAGVRISLRLDLSAYDLFDREGEGAPGSGSGGVGARNAGAAVVQVHSLADPTLVADAADLWSGTADAAFGARTRVDTALAVRRAARVWPPLDRLTDQDVPDVLALSEEEVTDLLGVAAGRLAAAGVAVHWPRDLAQDLTATAVIRTAPGSATDGTGFFESEDLLQFRWQLAIGGDPLTEAEMDTLAEAHRPVVRLRDRWVLVDPALVRRARKRDLGLLDPVDALSVALTGSAETDGETVEVVPVGALAALRDRLTAGVRPAEAPPGLHATLRDYQLRGLAWLDLMTSLGLGGCLADDMGLGKTVTVIALHLRRARTEPTLVVCPASLLGNWQREINRFAPGVPVRRFHGPDRTLDDLTGGFVLTTYGTMRSAATTLAEQPWGMVVADEAQHVKNPYSATAKALRTIPSPARVALTGTPVENNLSELWALLDWTTPGLLGPLKSFRARHARAVENGEDDQAVERLARLIRPFLLRRRKSDPGIVPELPPKTETDHPVPLTREQAALYEAVVRESMLAIEEAEGIGRRGLVLKLLTSLKQICDHPALFLKEEHPPGGTDRMTARSGKLALLDELLDTVLAEDGSVLVFTQYVGMARLITSHLAARAVPVDLLHGGTPVPERERMVDRFQSGATPVLVLSLKAAGTGLNLTRAGHVVHFDRWWNPAVEEQATDRAYRIGQTQPVQVHRLITEGTVEDRIAEMLQSKRALADAILGSGESALTELTARELSDLVSLRRPS; translated from the coding sequence ATGGGCGACATGGCCGTGACGGAGGCAGGGCGGGCCGGGGCGACGACGGCGTGCGTCCCCGTCGGGCTCGCGGCCGTCTTCCTGCCCGCACCACTCCCGCGCGAGGGACGGATCGCCTTCTGGAATCCCGACGGCGGGCCGGTAGACGCAGCAGAGGACTTCGGGGGAGCGGCCGCCGGGGACGGGCACGGGCACGGGGACGGCGAGCGGTCCGGCGGGCCGACGGAGCTGACCGTCGTGCGGCGGCACGGCGCCGGCGTGCGGCGCGGGACCGCGCCCGCGCTGTCGCTGCCGCTCGCCGAGGCGCTGCCCCACCTGGTGCGCGCCCGGCACGACCGGGCCGCCCACCCGGCCACCGCCTGCTGGGGCGCGGCGGCCCTGCACGCCCTGCGGCTCACCGCGCGCGGCCGCCTGCTGCCCGGCCTGACGCCGACCGGTCACGACGCCTGGCGGGCCGGGCCACTCGACCCCGACGACATCGCGCACCTGCGGGCCGTGGCCGCCGCCCTGCCGCCCGAGGGCCACGCGGTCCCCCTCGACGGCCCCGGACCGATCCGGCTGCCGGAGCCGGAAGCGCTGGTCCGCGCCTTCCTGGACGCGGTCGCCGACACCCTGCCCCGCACCCCGGCCGCGCCCCACGCCTCAGGACGGCCGTTCGCCGCGAGCGAGGCCCGGCGCCTGCCGGACGCCCACGACTGGGCCGCGGAGGTCGCCGCCGGCATGGACGCGGGCGTGCGCATCTCGCTCCGCCTGGACCTGTCGGCGTACGACCTGTTCGACCGGGAGGGGGAGGGAGCCCCCGGGAGCGGGAGCGGAGGCGTCGGCGCGCGCAACGCCGGCGCGGCCGTCGTCCAGGTGCACAGCCTCGCCGACCCCACCCTCGTCGCCGACGCGGCGGACCTGTGGTCGGGGACGGCGGACGCGGCGTTCGGTGCCCGCACGCGCGTGGACACCGCCCTGGCGGTGCGCCGCGCGGCGCGGGTCTGGCCGCCGCTGGACCGGCTCACCGACCAGGACGTGCCCGACGTACTCGCCCTGTCCGAGGAGGAGGTCACCGACTTGTTGGGAGTGGCGGCCGGCCGGCTGGCCGCCGCCGGGGTCGCCGTGCACTGGCCCCGCGACCTGGCCCAGGACCTCACCGCGACCGCGGTGATCAGGACCGCGCCCGGTTCGGCGACCGACGGCACGGGCTTCTTCGAGAGCGAGGACCTGCTCCAGTTCCGCTGGCAGCTCGCGATCGGCGGCGATCCGCTCACCGAGGCCGAGATGGACACCCTCGCGGAGGCCCACCGCCCGGTCGTCCGGCTCCGCGACCGCTGGGTGCTGGTCGACCCGGCGCTCGTCCGCCGGGCCCGCAAGCGCGACCTGGGCCTGCTCGACCCGGTCGACGCCCTCTCCGTCGCCCTCACCGGCAGCGCCGAGACCGACGGCGAGACGGTCGAGGTGGTGCCCGTCGGCGCGCTGGCCGCCCTGCGCGACCGGCTCACCGCGGGGGTGCGCCCCGCCGAAGCACCGCCCGGCCTGCACGCCACCCTGCGCGACTACCAGTTGCGCGGCCTGGCCTGGCTGGACCTCATGACCTCGCTCGGCCTCGGTGGCTGCCTCGCCGACGACATGGGCCTCGGCAAGACCGTCACCGTCATCGCCCTGCACCTCAGGCGCGCCCGCACCGAACCGACCCTGGTGGTCTGCCCCGCCTCCCTCCTGGGCAACTGGCAGCGGGAGATCAACCGGTTCGCGCCCGGAGTCCCGGTCCGGCGTTTCCACGGCCCCGACCGCACCCTCGACGACCTGACGGGCGGCTTCGTCCTCACCACCTACGGCACCATGCGGTCCGCCGCCACGACCCTGGCCGAGCAGCCCTGGGGCATGGTCGTCGCGGACGAGGCCCAGCACGTGAAGAACCCGTACTCGGCCACGGCGAAGGCCCTGCGCACCATCCCGTCCCCGGCGCGGGTGGCCCTGACCGGCACCCCGGTGGAGAACAACCTCTCCGAGCTGTGGGCGCTGCTCGACTGGACCACGCCCGGGCTGCTCGGCCCCCTGAAGTCCTTCCGAGCCCGGCACGCGCGCGCGGTGGAGAACGGCGAGGACGACCAGGCGGTGGAGCGCCTCGCCCGCCTCATCCGCCCCTTCCTCCTGCGCCGCAGGAAGTCCGACCCGGGCATCGTCCCCGAGCTGCCGCCGAAGACCGAGACGGACCACCCCGTCCCGCTCACCCGCGAGCAGGCCGCGCTGTACGAGGCGGTGGTGCGCGAGTCGATGCTCGCCATCGAGGAGGCCGAGGGCATCGGCCGCCGCGGCCTCGTCCTCAAGCTGCTGACCTCGCTCAAGCAGATCTGCGACCACCCCGCGCTGTTCCTGAAGGAGGAGCACCCGCCGGGCGGGACCGACCGGATGACCGCCCGCTCGGGCAAGCTCGCCCTGCTGGACGAGCTGCTGGACACGGTGCTCGCGGAGGACGGCTCGGTGCTGGTCTTCACGCAGTACGTCGGCATGGCCCGCCTCATCACTTCCCACCTGGCCGCCCGCGCGGTCCCGGTCGACCTCCTGCACGGCGGTACGCCGGTGCCGGAGCGCGAGCGGATGGTGGACCGTTTCCAGAGCGGGGCGACTCCGGTGCTCGTCCTGTCCCTGAAGGCCGCGGGCACCGGCCTGAACCTCACCCGCGCCGGCCACGTCGTGCACTTCGACCGCTGGTGGAACCCGGCCGTGGAGGAGCAGGCCACCGACCGCGCCTACCGCATCGGCCAGACCCAGCCGGTCCAGGTCCACCGGCTCATCACCGAGGGCACGGTCGAGGACCGCATCGCCGAGATGCTCCAGTCCAAGCGGGCCCTGGCCGACGCGATCCTCGGCTCCGGAGAGTCGGCCCTCACCGAACTGACGGCGCGTGAACTGTCCGACCTGGTGTCCCTGCGGAGGCCCTCGTGA
- a CDS encoding sugar kinase, whose protein sequence is MTESLPHQPGPPEPAGAAAEGRRHMIRRRTLTLLIIVLLIGVPAGYLVISANQSRDSGRDKEAKYAATGMTSGWPSKLQRRIYEVPVPVPAEEVAYYETNNWKTSRLYVQFETTGAGLDVFLAGLGVDRDALRKGKIAISDRAQRVTGWQFGGSGSWWGVVNEQKNPAPTQDVVVNMDNPDYPMVYVVSHTVP, encoded by the coding sequence GTGACGGAGTCCCTGCCCCACCAGCCCGGCCCCCCGGAGCCGGCCGGCGCCGCTGCCGAGGGCCGCCGGCACATGATCCGCCGCCGGACGCTCACCCTGCTCATCATCGTGCTGCTCATCGGCGTCCCGGCCGGTTACCTGGTGATCTCCGCCAACCAGAGCCGCGACAGCGGCCGGGACAAGGAGGCGAAGTACGCGGCGACCGGTATGACCAGCGGCTGGCCCTCCAAGCTGCAACGCCGCATCTACGAGGTGCCCGTCCCGGTCCCGGCCGAAGAGGTCGCGTACTACGAGACGAACAACTGGAAGACCAGCCGGCTCTACGTCCAGTTCGAGACCACCGGTGCCGGTCTCGACGTCTTCCTGGCGGGGCTGGGCGTCGACCGGGACGCGCTGAGGAAGGGCAAGATCGCGATCAGTGACCGCGCCCAGCGGGTCACCGGCTGGCAGTTCGGCGGGTCCGGCTCCTGGTGGGGTGTCGTCAACGAGCAGAAGAATCCGGCGCCGACCCAGGACGTCGTCGTGAACATGGACAATCCCGACTACCCGATGGTGTACGTGGTCTCGCACACCGTTCCGTAG
- a CDS encoding ROK family glucokinase, with protein sequence MSTYRDFTAPIGSRRAPVLRTVGTRERRSHLTAPRVPTVGIDIGGTKVMAGVVDADGNILEKLRTETPDKSKSPKVVEDTIVELVLDLSDRHDVHAVGIGAAGWVDADRNRVLFAPHLSWRNEPLRDRIAGRLAVPVLVDNDANTAAWAEWRFGAGRGEDHLVMITLGTGIGGAILEDGQVKRGKYGVAGEFGHMQVVPGGHRCPCGNRGCWEQYSSGNALVREARELAAADSPVAYGIIEHVKGSIGDITGPMITELAREGDAMCVELLQDIGQWLGVGIANLAAALDPSCFVIGGGVSAADDLLIGPARDAFKRQLTGRGYRPEARIVRAQLGPEAGMVGAADLSRLVARRFRRAKRRRVERYERYERYAEARRESRESL encoded by the coding sequence ATGAGCACCTACCGCGACTTCACCGCCCCCATCGGCTCCCGCCGCGCCCCGGTCCTGCGCACCGTGGGCACGAGGGAACGCCGCTCGCACCTCACGGCACCCCGCGTGCCCACGGTCGGCATCGACATCGGCGGCACGAAGGTCATGGCGGGTGTCGTCGACGCCGACGGCAACATCCTGGAGAAGCTCCGCACGGAGACCCCGGACAAGTCCAAGAGCCCGAAGGTCGTCGAGGACACGATCGTCGAACTGGTCCTGGACCTCTCCGACCGGCACGACGTGCACGCCGTCGGGATCGGCGCGGCCGGCTGGGTCGACGCCGACCGCAACCGCGTCCTGTTCGCCCCCCACCTGTCCTGGCGCAACGAACCGCTGCGCGACCGCATCGCCGGCCGCCTCGCCGTGCCCGTCCTGGTGGACAACGACGCCAACACCGCCGCCTGGGCCGAGTGGCGCTTCGGCGCGGGCCGCGGCGAGGACCACCTCGTCATGATCACGCTCGGCACCGGCATCGGCGGCGCGATCCTCGAGGACGGCCAGGTCAAGCGGGGCAAGTACGGCGTCGCCGGCGAGTTCGGGCACATGCAGGTCGTCCCCGGCGGCCATCGCTGCCCGTGCGGCAACCGCGGCTGCTGGGAGCAGTACAGCTCCGGGAACGCCCTGGTCAGGGAGGCCCGGGAGCTGGCCGCCGCCGACTCCCCGGTGGCGTACGGGATCATCGAGCACGTCAAGGGCAGCATCGGCGACATCACCGGCCCGATGATCACCGAGCTGGCCCGCGAGGGCGACGCCATGTGCGTCGAGCTGCTCCAGGACATCGGACAGTGGCTCGGCGTCGGCATCGCGAACCTCGCCGCGGCCCTCGACCCGTCCTGCTTCGTGATCGGCGGCGGGGTCAGCGCCGCCGACGACCTGCTGATCGGCCCCGCGCGCGACGCCTTCAAGCGCCAGCTCACCGGCCGCGGCTACCGCCCCGAGGCCCGCATCGTCCGCGCCCAGCTCGGCCCCGAGGCCGGCATGGTGGGCGCCGCCGACCTGTCCCGGCTGGTCGCCCGCCGCTTCCGCCGGGCCAAGCGGCGCCGGGTGGAGCGGTACGAGCGCTACGAGCGGTACGCCGAGGCCCGCCGTGAGTCCCGGGAGTCGCTGTGA
- a CDS encoding ATP-binding cassette domain-containing protein, which translates to MTRNEDRTALVELSGVSKNYGNVRALEGVSLEVHAGEITCVLGDNGAGKSTLIKIIAGLHQHDGGTLSLDGEETRLSSPREALDRGIATVYQDLAVVPLMPVWRNFFLGSEPRKGVAPFKRMDVDHMRRTTHAELLRMGIDLRDVDQPIGTLSGGERQCVAIARAVYFGAKVLVLDEPTAALGVKQSGVVLKYVAAARDQGLGVVLITHNPHHAYLVGDRFVLLKRGTMVANQTRDEVTLDELTQQMAGGTELDDLRHELERG; encoded by the coding sequence GTGACGCGGAACGAAGACCGTACGGCGCTCGTCGAGCTGTCCGGCGTCAGCAAGAACTACGGCAACGTACGCGCGCTCGAAGGCGTGTCCCTGGAGGTCCACGCCGGCGAGATCACCTGCGTGCTCGGCGACAACGGCGCGGGCAAGTCCACCCTCATCAAGATCATCGCCGGGCTGCACCAGCACGACGGCGGCACGCTGAGCCTGGACGGCGAGGAGACCCGGCTCTCCTCCCCGCGCGAGGCCCTGGACCGCGGCATCGCCACCGTCTACCAGGACCTCGCCGTCGTCCCCCTCATGCCGGTCTGGCGCAACTTCTTCCTCGGCTCCGAGCCGCGCAAGGGCGTCGCCCCGTTCAAGCGCATGGACGTCGACCACATGCGCCGCACCACCCACGCGGAACTCCTGCGCATGGGCATCGACCTCCGTGACGTCGACCAGCCCATCGGCACCCTCTCCGGCGGCGAGCGCCAGTGCGTGGCGATCGCCCGCGCGGTGTACTTCGGCGCGAAGGTGCTCGTCCTGGACGAGCCGACGGCGGCATTGGGCGTGAAGCAGTCGGGTGTGGTCCTGAAATACGTGGCGGCGGCACGTGACCAGGGACTCGGTGTTGTGCTGATCACCCACAACCCACACCACGCGTACCTGGTGGGCGACCGCTTCGTCCTCCTGAAGAGGGGCACGATGGTCGCCAATCAGACGCGTGACGAGGTGACGCTGGACGAGCTGACCCAGCAGATGGCCGGTGGAACGGAGCTGGACGATCTACGTCATGAGCTGGAACGCGGGTAA
- a CDS encoding ABC transporter permease yields the protein MNATQVKAVDERILQTSRLRKLLGRPELGSVVGAIAVFVFFAFFADSFLHAASLSTVLYAASTIGIMAVPVALLMIGGEFDLSAGVMVTSSALVSSMFSYQMTANVWVGVVVSLLVTLAIGAFNGFMLTRTKLPSFIITLGTFLMLTGLNLGFTKLVDGTVSTKSIADMEGFPSAQDVFASTITIGGVGFKVTILWWLALVAVASWILLRTRAGNWIFAVGGNKDAARAVGVPVAKTKIGLYMGVGFGAWISGQHLLFSYDVVQSGEGVGNELIYIIAAVIGGCLITGGYGSAVGSAVGAFIFGMTSKGIVFAEWNPDWFKFFLGAMLLLATLLNAWVRKRAEATK from the coding sequence ATGAACGCCACGCAGGTGAAGGCGGTTGACGAAAGGATTCTGCAGACCTCTCGGCTGCGGAAACTCCTCGGCCGCCCCGAGCTGGGCTCCGTCGTCGGCGCGATCGCCGTCTTCGTCTTCTTCGCGTTCTTCGCCGACAGCTTCCTGCACGCCGCCAGCCTCAGCACGGTGCTCTACGCCGCCTCCACGATCGGCATCATGGCCGTCCCGGTGGCGCTGCTGATGATCGGCGGGGAGTTCGACCTGTCCGCGGGCGTCATGGTCACCTCCTCGGCGCTGGTGTCGTCGATGTTCAGCTACCAGATGACCGCCAACGTCTGGGTCGGCGTCGTCGTGTCGCTGCTGGTCACCCTGGCGATCGGCGCCTTCAACGGCTTCATGCTCACCCGCACCAAACTGCCCAGCTTCATCATCACGCTCGGCACGTTCCTCATGCTGACCGGCCTGAACCTGGGCTTCACCAAGCTCGTCGACGGCACCGTCTCCACCAAGTCGATCGCGGACATGGAGGGCTTCCCCTCCGCCCAGGACGTCTTCGCCTCCACGATCACGATCGGCGGCGTCGGCTTCAAGGTGACCATCCTGTGGTGGCTCGCCCTGGTCGCCGTCGCCAGCTGGATCCTGCTGCGCACCCGCGCGGGCAACTGGATCTTCGCGGTCGGCGGCAACAAGGACGCCGCCCGCGCGGTGGGCGTCCCGGTCGCCAAGACCAAGATCGGCCTCTACATGGGCGTCGGTTTCGGCGCCTGGATCTCCGGCCAGCACCTGCTCTTCTCCTACGACGTCGTCCAGTCCGGCGAGGGCGTCGGCAACGAGCTGATCTACATCATCGCGGCCGTCATCGGCGGCTGCCTGATCACCGGCGGCTACGGCAGCGCCGTCGGCTCGGCGGTCGGCGCGTTCATCTTCGGCATGACCAGCAAGGGCATCGTCTTCGCCGAGTGGAACCCGGACTGGTTCAAGTTCTTCCTCGGAGCGATGCTGCTCCTCGCGACCCTGCTCAACGCCTGGGTCCGCAAGCGCGCGGAGGCCACCAAGTGA
- a CDS encoding sugar ABC transporter substrate-binding protein: MARFRTWVGIALAGALSVSLAGCSSTGGKRAEDARKAASAEGRAAVDTPRWTFAMITHSGDGDTFWDIVQSGAEQAAVKDNINFLYSHDAEAQQQAQLVNAAIDKKVDGIIVTLAKPDAMKSALARAHKAGIPVITVNSGSEESREFGALTHVGQDETIAGEAVGEELNERGREQAVCVLHEQGNVGHEQRCDGVEKTFDGKVQRLYVNGTSMPDVQSAIEAKLQTDKSVDAVVTLGAPYADTAVKAKQGAGSKAEIDTFDLNAKVAAGLADGTLGFAVDQQPYLQGYEAVDLLWLYKYNADVLGGGRPVLTGPQIITKDDAAALADYTKRGTR; this comes from the coding sequence GTGGCACGGTTTCGGACATGGGTGGGCATCGCGCTGGCAGGGGCACTGTCGGTGTCCCTGGCCGGCTGCAGCAGTACCGGCGGCAAACGCGCCGAGGACGCCCGCAAGGCCGCGTCGGCCGAGGGCAGGGCGGCGGTGGACACCCCCCGCTGGACCTTCGCGATGATCACCCACTCGGGCGACGGCGACACCTTCTGGGACATCGTCCAGAGCGGCGCAGAGCAGGCCGCGGTCAAGGACAACATCAACTTCCTGTACTCCCACGACGCCGAGGCGCAGCAGCAGGCCCAGCTGGTGAACGCGGCCATCGACAAGAAGGTCGACGGCATCATCGTCACGCTCGCCAAGCCCGACGCGATGAAGTCCGCCCTCGCCCGAGCGCACAAGGCGGGCATCCCGGTGATCACGGTGAACTCCGGCTCCGAGGAGTCCAGGGAGTTCGGCGCCCTCACCCACGTCGGCCAGGACGAGACCATCGCGGGCGAGGCCGTGGGCGAGGAGCTGAACGAGCGGGGCCGCGAGCAGGCGGTCTGCGTGCTCCACGAGCAGGGCAACGTCGGCCACGAGCAGCGCTGCGACGGAGTGGAGAAGACCTTCGACGGCAAGGTCCAGCGGCTCTACGTCAACGGCACCAGCATGCCGGACGTGCAGTCCGCCATCGAGGCCAAGCTCCAGACCGACAAGTCCGTCGACGCCGTCGTCACGCTCGGCGCCCCCTACGCCGACACCGCGGTCAAGGCCAAGCAGGGCGCGGGAAGCAAGGCCGAGATCGACACGTTCGACCTCAACGCCAAGGTGGCCGCCGGACTGGCGGACGGCACCCTCGGCTTCGCCGTCGACCAGCAGCCCTACCTCCAGGGCTACGAGGCCGTCGACCTGCTCTGGCTGTACAAGTACAACGCCGACGTCCTCGGCGGCGGCCGTCCGGTGCTCACCGGGCCGCAGATCATCACCAAGGACGACGCCGCCGCGCTGGCCGACTACACGAAGCGGGGCACGCGATGA
- a CDS encoding myo-inositol degradation transcriptional regulator translates to MSLDLSVDRSSPVPLYFQLSQQLEAAIEHGALTPGSLLGNEIELAARLGLSRPTVRQAIQSLVDKGLLVRRRGVGTQVVHSKVRRPLELSSLYDDLEAAGQRPATKVLVNTVVPATAEIAAALGVAEDSEVHRIERLRLTHGEPMAYLCNYLPPGLVDLDTGQLEATGLYRLMRAAGITLHSARQSIGARAATSGEAERLGEDAGAPLLTMERTTFDDTGRAVEFGTHTYRPSRYSFEFQLLVRP, encoded by the coding sequence GTGTCGCTGGACCTCAGCGTGGATCGCAGCAGCCCGGTGCCGCTGTACTTCCAGCTGTCGCAGCAGCTGGAGGCGGCGATCGAGCACGGCGCGCTGACCCCCGGCAGCCTGCTGGGCAACGAGATCGAGCTGGCCGCGCGGCTCGGCCTGTCCCGGCCCACCGTCCGCCAGGCCATCCAGTCGCTCGTCGACAAGGGCCTGCTCGTGCGCCGCCGCGGCGTCGGCACCCAGGTCGTGCACAGCAAGGTCCGGCGCCCCCTGGAACTCAGCAGCCTCTACGACGACCTGGAGGCGGCGGGCCAGCGCCCCGCCACGAAGGTCCTGGTCAACACCGTCGTCCCGGCCACCGCGGAGATCGCCGCGGCGCTCGGCGTGGCCGAGGACAGCGAGGTGCACCGCATCGAGCGGCTGCGGCTGACGCACGGGGAACCGATGGCGTACCTGTGCAACTACCTGCCGCCCGGCCTCGTCGACCTGGACACCGGACAGCTGGAGGCCACCGGTCTCTACCGGCTGATGCGCGCCGCCGGGATCACCCTGCACAGCGCCCGGCAGTCCATCGGCGCCCGCGCCGCGACCTCCGGCGAGGCCGAGCGGCTCGGCGAGGACGCGGGCGCCCCGCTGCTCACCATGGAGCGCACCACCTTCGACGACACGGGACGCGCGGTCGAGTTCGGCACCCACACCTACCGGCCGTCCCGCTACTCCTTCGAGTTCCAGCTGCTCGTGCGGCCCTGA
- a CDS encoding Gfo/Idh/MocA family protein: MRIGVIGTGRIGTVHANTLSRHRDVGSLILTDADIARAQELAHRLGETAAPGVDEIFQWGVDAVVITTATPAHAELIGRAARSGLPVFCEKPIALDLPGTLQAIAEVEAAGTVLQMGFQRRFDTGYTGAREAVRSGRLGRLHTVRAVTSDQTPPPADYLPQSGGLYRDTLIHDFDVLRWVTGREVVDVYAAGSDAGPPMFRAADDVDTGAVLLTLDDGTLATATAARLNGAGYDVRMELAGELDQIVVGLDDRTPIASTEPTGPPAADKPWTGFVERFGPAYEAELTTFVQVVRGERANPCDGREALQALRIAEACDVSRRERRPVRLAEVPETLTS; encoded by the coding sequence ATGCGCATCGGGGTCATCGGAACGGGCCGCATCGGCACCGTTCACGCCAACACGCTCAGCCGCCACCGCGACGTCGGATCCCTGATCCTCACGGACGCCGACATCGCGCGGGCGCAGGAGCTGGCCCACCGGCTGGGCGAGACGGCGGCACCAGGGGTGGACGAGATCTTCCAGTGGGGCGTGGACGCGGTGGTGATCACCACGGCGACGCCGGCCCATGCCGAACTGATCGGCCGGGCGGCCCGCTCGGGGCTCCCGGTGTTCTGCGAGAAGCCCATCGCCCTGGACCTGCCGGGCACGTTACAGGCGATCGCCGAGGTGGAGGCCGCCGGGACGGTCCTCCAGATGGGCTTCCAGCGCCGCTTCGACACCGGCTACACCGGGGCCCGGGAGGCGGTGCGGTCCGGGCGGCTGGGCCGGCTGCACACCGTCCGGGCGGTGACGAGCGACCAGACCCCGCCGCCGGCCGATTACCTCCCGCAGTCCGGCGGGCTCTACCGGGACACGCTCATCCACGACTTCGACGTCCTGCGCTGGGTGACCGGGCGGGAGGTCGTCGACGTGTACGCCGCCGGGTCCGACGCCGGTCCGCCGATGTTCCGCGCGGCGGACGACGTGGACACCGGCGCGGTGCTGCTCACGCTGGACGACGGGACGCTGGCGACGGCGACCGCGGCGCGGCTGAACGGGGCGGGGTACGACGTGCGCATGGAGCTGGCCGGGGAGCTGGACCAGATCGTCGTGGGCCTGGACGACCGTACGCCGATCGCGTCCACCGAGCCGACCGGGCCCCCGGCCGCGGACAAGCCGTGGACCGGCTTCGTAGAGCGCTTCGGACCCGCCTACGAGGCCGAGCTGACCACCTTCGTGCAGGTGGTGCGCGGCGAGCGGGCCAACCCGTGCGACGGGCGCGAGGCGTTGCAGGCCCTGCGGATCGCGGAGGCCTGCGACGTCTCGCGCCGCGAGCGCAGACCCGTACGGCTGGCGGAGGTGCCCGAGACGCTCACGTCTTGA
- a CDS encoding response regulator transcription factor has translation MTAIRLLLVDDDPLVRAGLSLMLGGAEDVEIVGEAADGDEVVALVDRTRPDVVLMDIRMPGTDGLTATERLRSRPDAPQVVVLTTFHADEQVLRALRAGAAGFVLKDTPPAEILRAVRRVAAGDPVLSPAVTRRLMEQAAGTAPDARHARRTRARARVDTLSDREREVAVAVGRGMANADIASHLFMSVATVKAHVSRILAGLDLDNRVQIALLAYDAGLLDGYHDDTP, from the coding sequence ATGACTGCGATCAGACTGCTCCTCGTCGACGACGACCCGCTGGTGCGGGCCGGGCTGTCCCTCATGCTGGGCGGTGCCGAGGACGTGGAGATCGTCGGCGAGGCCGCCGACGGTGACGAGGTCGTGGCGCTCGTCGACCGCACCCGCCCGGACGTCGTCCTCATGGACATCCGGATGCCGGGGACGGACGGACTCACGGCGACCGAACGGCTGCGGAGCCGCCCGGACGCGCCCCAGGTCGTCGTGCTCACCACCTTCCACGCCGACGAACAGGTGCTGCGGGCCCTGCGCGCCGGAGCCGCCGGGTTCGTCCTCAAGGACACGCCGCCCGCGGAGATCCTCCGCGCGGTGCGCAGGGTCGCGGCCGGCGACCCCGTCCTGTCGCCCGCCGTGACCCGACGGCTGATGGAACAGGCGGCCGGTACCGCCCCCGACGCACGTCACGCGCGCCGCACGCGCGCGCGTGCCCGCGTGGACACCCTCAGCGACCGCGAGCGCGAGGTCGCCGTCGCGGTCGGCCGCGGCATGGCCAACGCCGACATCGCGTCCCACCTCTTCATGAGCGTCGCCACGGTCAAGGCCCACGTCTCCCGCATCCTGGCCGGGCTCGACCTCGACAACCGGGTCCAGATCGCCCTGCTGGCGTACGACGCGGGGCTCCTCGACGGCTACCACGACGACACGCCTTAA